From the genome of Nakamurella flavida, one region includes:
- a CDS encoding nucleotide sugar dehydrogenase gives MISVGLEFTHDVVVVGGAGHVGLPLAIAFADRGAKVVIYDLSPTAVEGINSGRLPFLEPGAGPMLEAALAAGRLEASTDPAVVGRAENIVVVIGTPVDEHLNPDATTIPRALSTCAPFFRDGQLLVLRSTVYPGVTALVERMIAGLGLEIDVAFCPERIAEHKAMTELFSLPQLISARTEQGRKRAGMLFGQLTDTLVPLEPEEAELAKLFTNTWRYIKFAAANQFYMMANDRGLDFEKIRAALSLDYPRAADLPGAGFAAGPCLFKDTMQLAAFSDNQFSLGHSAMLVNEGLPLYVVSRLEQRFDLATMTVGILGMAFKGGSDDIRASLSYKLRRVLSFRAGAVLTTDPHVTVDPSLTDLDTVLEQADLLIIATPHGEYRDLITDKPVIDIWNMLGNGVKV, from the coding sequence ATGATCTCAGTCGGACTGGAGTTCACCCACGACGTCGTCGTAGTGGGTGGAGCCGGACACGTCGGTCTCCCGCTGGCCATCGCGTTCGCCGACCGCGGCGCGAAGGTAGTCATCTACGACCTGAGCCCCACGGCGGTGGAGGGCATCAACTCGGGACGCCTGCCGTTCCTGGAGCCAGGCGCCGGTCCGATGCTGGAAGCCGCGCTCGCGGCCGGCCGGCTCGAGGCCAGCACCGACCCCGCTGTCGTGGGCCGGGCCGAGAACATCGTGGTGGTCATCGGGACGCCCGTTGATGAACACCTGAACCCGGACGCGACGACCATCCCCCGCGCCCTGTCGACCTGTGCCCCATTCTTCCGCGACGGACAGCTGCTCGTCCTCCGCAGCACCGTGTACCCGGGGGTCACCGCCCTGGTGGAGCGGATGATCGCCGGCCTGGGCCTGGAGATCGACGTCGCGTTCTGCCCCGAGCGCATCGCCGAGCACAAGGCGATGACCGAACTGTTCAGCCTGCCCCAGCTGATCTCGGCGCGCACAGAGCAGGGTCGCAAGCGGGCCGGGATGCTGTTCGGCCAGCTCACCGACACCCTGGTGCCCCTTGAGCCCGAGGAGGCCGAGCTGGCCAAACTCTTCACCAACACCTGGCGGTACATCAAGTTCGCGGCGGCGAACCAGTTCTACATGATGGCCAACGACCGAGGTCTGGACTTCGAGAAGATCCGCGCCGCACTGTCCCTGGACTACCCGCGGGCCGCGGACCTACCCGGGGCGGGTTTCGCCGCGGGGCCGTGTCTGTTCAAGGACACCATGCAGCTGGCGGCGTTCAGTGACAACCAATTCTCCCTGGGTCATTCCGCGATGCTCGTGAACGAAGGTCTGCCGCTATACGTGGTGAGCCGGCTCGAGCAGCGGTTTGACCTGGCCACGATGACCGTCGGCATCCTGGGCATGGCGTTCAAGGGCGGGTCCGACGACATCCGCGCCAGCCTGTCCTACAAGCTGCGCCGGGTGCTCTCCTTCCGGGCCGGCGCCGTGCTGACCACCGATCCGCACGTCACCGTCGACCCGTCGCTCACCGACCTGGACACCGTGCTCGAACAAGCTGATCTGCTGATCATCGCCACCCCGCATGGCGAGTACCGCGATCTGATCACCGACAAGCCGGTGATCGACATCTGGAACATGCTGGGCAACGGGGTGAAGGTGTGA
- the rsmH gene encoding 16S rRNA (cytosine(1402)-N(4))-methyltransferase RsmH, with protein sequence MTSQSEDPDLAAVHLPVMADRVVDLLSPALRSDAAHPGPRLFVDATLGMGGHTLLLLAAHPELRVIGIDRDTDALRIARTRVTAAGFADRVTFVHAVNDAVGEVVAEHAPGGRVHGILMDLGVSSLQLDEIDRGFSYAHDAPLDMRMDPTGGTSAADVVNTYPAGELVRVLREYGEERFATRIVSAVVKARAVEPFTTSARLVDLVRTAIPAATRRTGGHPAKRTFQALRIEVNDELGVLRRAVPAALDSLAVGGRLVVMSFQSLEDRIVKRLIAPRTESTLPPGLPFDIPGHEPEFGWLTRGSQQADETELAANPRAAAARLRAAERRRDAA encoded by the coding sequence ATGACGTCGCAGTCCGAGGATCCGGACCTCGCGGCGGTCCACCTCCCCGTGATGGCCGATCGGGTCGTCGACCTGCTCTCGCCGGCCCTGCGGTCGGACGCGGCCCACCCCGGGCCCCGGCTGTTCGTCGATGCGACGCTCGGCATGGGTGGCCACACCCTGCTGCTCCTCGCCGCCCACCCCGAGCTCCGGGTGATCGGCATCGACCGGGACACCGACGCCCTGCGCATCGCCCGCACCCGGGTCACCGCAGCAGGTTTCGCCGATCGTGTCACCTTCGTGCACGCGGTCAACGATGCCGTCGGCGAGGTCGTCGCCGAGCACGCCCCCGGTGGCCGGGTGCACGGCATCCTGATGGACCTCGGGGTGTCCTCGCTGCAGCTCGACGAGATCGACCGCGGTTTCAGCTACGCCCACGACGCGCCGCTGGACATGCGGATGGATCCCACCGGCGGGACGAGTGCGGCCGACGTCGTGAACACCTATCCCGCCGGTGAGCTCGTCCGGGTGCTCCGCGAGTACGGCGAGGAGCGCTTCGCGACCCGCATCGTCTCCGCCGTGGTCAAGGCCCGGGCCGTCGAGCCGTTCACCACCAGCGCCCGGCTCGTCGACCTGGTGCGCACCGCCATCCCGGCCGCCACCCGACGGACCGGTGGGCACCCGGCCAAGCGGACGTTCCAGGCCCTGCGCATCGAGGTCAACGACGAGCTGGGCGTGCTGCGCCGGGCCGTGCCCGCCGCACTGGACAGCCTGGCCGTGGGCGGTCGACTCGTCGTCATGTCGTTCCAGTCGCTGGAGGATCGCATCGTCAAGCGGCTCATCGCACCCCGCACCGAGTCGACCCTCCCGCCCGGCCTGCCCTTCGACATCCCCGGTCACGAGCCCGAGTTCGGGTGGTTGACCCGCGGGTCGCAGCAGGCCGACGAGACCGAGCTGGCCGCCAATCCGCGGGCGGCGGCCGCCCGGTTGCGGGCCGCGGAACGCCGGCGGGACGCGGCGTGA
- a CDS encoding peptidoglycan D,D-transpeptidase FtsI family protein codes for MTDTPFADRGARREHGPAAGGRATDGAEEAFGRQDIRGRSADPRRTTSGRATEPRRAPSRGPAAERTPRTVPPTPRARTRPAVRPAGDDARQGARRTGSRPVADPVRSSTRQHSVRGRRQRQDRGSRANTRLRGRLALWALVAMMMVAGVRLVDIQVVQASTFAAQAASQSNREVVLPALRGSITDRNGTPLAFTVQGRAVAARPALYADDAQRRQVAEMLVADLSATLPGLTVDDIMTKLTSGRTFVYLARGLMPAQADAIVAERNEIFDVDHRDALVMDRMDIRQTTADSPSAAIVGGTDYDGNGVSGIEAKFDSQLAGENGKRTVDVDAHGQIIPNTARDETAAQDGTDLQLTVDSDLQYVVQQKVAQRVAETGAKSGCAVVMTVKTGEIAAMACAEPGKTTREVGNKAVTDTFEPGSVNKVVTMAAAIEQGLITPTTVMTVDGSIKINDVTVKDAWSHGPIDMTATGILAKSSNVGTLMIAQEVGPDAFMAKAKLFGQGVRSGVQLPSDAKGVLPDPSTWSSSTFANLPIGQGVSMNLVQLAGMYQAIANDGVRITPTLVRSMTENGVAVPVPTQRGLAAPGTAVTVMSPETAHTLRDMLRGTVQDGDTAHRGTAPAAAITGYQVAGKTGTAQQVDPETQDYSQTVVTTTFGGFVPADDPVYSIALMLDAPNSSGPGGSSAAPLFHEIAAYAMRQADVPPSATAAPVYDLYVGAAG; via the coding sequence ATGACGGACACGCCCTTCGCCGACCGTGGCGCCCGCCGCGAACACGGCCCCGCGGCCGGGGGTCGCGCCACCGACGGTGCGGAGGAGGCCTTCGGACGCCAGGACATCCGGGGCCGGTCGGCGGACCCGCGGCGCACCACCTCCGGTCGGGCCACCGAGCCGCGCCGCGCGCCGTCCCGCGGTCCCGCGGCCGAGCGCACCCCGCGCACGGTGCCGCCGACCCCCCGGGCTCGCACCCGGCCCGCCGTCCGACCGGCCGGGGACGACGCCCGTCAGGGCGCCCGCCGCACCGGATCGCGACCCGTCGCCGATCCCGTCCGGAGCTCGACGCGCCAGCACTCGGTGCGCGGTCGTCGGCAGCGACAGGACCGCGGCAGCCGGGCGAACACCCGACTCCGCGGTCGCCTCGCGCTGTGGGCCCTGGTCGCGATGATGATGGTGGCCGGTGTCCGGCTGGTGGACATCCAGGTCGTGCAGGCCTCGACCTTCGCCGCGCAGGCCGCCTCGCAGTCGAACCGGGAGGTCGTGCTCCCCGCCCTGCGTGGTTCGATCACGGACCGCAACGGCACCCCGCTGGCCTTCACCGTGCAGGGCCGGGCCGTCGCCGCCCGGCCCGCGCTGTACGCCGACGACGCCCAGCGTCGTCAGGTCGCCGAGATGCTCGTCGCCGATCTGTCCGCCACCCTGCCCGGCCTGACCGTCGACGACATCATGACCAAGCTGACCTCCGGTCGGACCTTCGTCTACCTGGCCCGCGGCCTCATGCCCGCCCAGGCCGACGCGATCGTCGCCGAGCGCAACGAGATCTTCGACGTCGACCACCGCGATGCCCTGGTGATGGACCGGATGGACATCCGGCAGACCACGGCCGACTCGCCGTCGGCGGCCATCGTCGGCGGCACCGACTACGACGGCAACGGTGTCTCCGGCATCGAGGCGAAGTTCGACTCCCAGCTCGCCGGCGAGAACGGGAAGCGCACCGTCGACGTCGACGCGCACGGCCAGATCATCCCCAACACCGCCCGGGACGAGACGGCGGCCCAGGACGGCACCGATCTCCAGCTCACCGTGGACTCCGACCTGCAGTACGTGGTCCAGCAGAAGGTGGCCCAGCGGGTGGCCGAGACCGGCGCGAAGAGCGGCTGCGCCGTCGTCATGACGGTGAAGACCGGCGAGATCGCGGCCATGGCCTGCGCCGAACCCGGCAAGACCACCCGCGAGGTCGGCAACAAGGCGGTCACCGACACCTTCGAGCCCGGCTCGGTGAACAAGGTCGTCACGATGGCCGCCGCCATCGAGCAGGGCCTCATCACCCCGACCACGGTGATGACCGTGGACGGATCCATCAAGATCAACGACGTCACCGTCAAGGACGCCTGGTCGCACGGCCCGATCGACATGACGGCCACCGGCATCCTGGCCAAGTCGTCCAATGTCGGCACGCTGATGATCGCGCAGGAGGTCGGGCCGGACGCGTTCATGGCCAAGGCCAAGCTGTTCGGCCAGGGCGTCCGGAGCGGTGTGCAGCTGCCGTCGGACGCCAAGGGTGTGCTGCCTGACCCGTCGACCTGGTCCTCGAGCACCTTCGCGAACCTGCCGATCGGGCAGGGCGTCTCGATGAACCTGGTCCAGCTCGCCGGCATGTACCAGGCCATCGCCAACGACGGTGTGCGGATCACGCCGACCCTGGTGCGGTCGATGACCGAGAACGGCGTGGCTGTCCCCGTGCCGACCCAGCGTGGCCTCGCCGCGCCCGGGACGGCGGTCACCGTGATGAGCCCGGAGACGGCGCACACCCTGCGCGACATGCTCCGCGGCACCGTGCAGGACGGCGACACCGCGCACCGGGGGACGGCCCCGGCCGCGGCCATCACCGGCTACCAGGTGGCCGGCAAGACCGGTACCGCCCAGCAGGTCGACCCGGAGACGCAGGACTACTCGCAGACCGTCGTCACCACCACGTTCGGCGGGTTCGTCCCCGCGGACGACCCCGTCTACTCCATCGCGCTGATGCTCGACGCCCCGAACTCCAGCGGGCCGGGCGGCAGCAGTGCGGCTCCGTTGTTCCACGAGATCGCCGCGTACGCCATGCGTCAGGCCGACGTGCCGCCGTCGGCCACCGCCGCCCCGGTGTACGACCTGTACGTCGGTGCGGCCGGGTAG
- a CDS encoding AAA family ATPase has product MAQQVQVERDGRSATVDPGGSEHRPAPAELAPEEVASTAAALGAAISTVLLGKSEVVRLALIGVLAEGHLLIEDVPGTGKTNLAKAMARSVGGAVSRVQFTPDLMPSDVTGVSVYDRQTSQFEFRPGPVFSNIVVADEINRASPKTQSALLECMEERQVTVDGTSYQLARPFLVLATQNPVEMEGTYPLPEAQRDRFLARMSIGYPDPAAEVAMLADRDRVDPLDALRPVTDVAGTAALIQAVGRVHIAPALRQYVVELVGATRSVPEIRLGASPRAVLHLARAAKASAALDGRTFVVPDDIQRLAVPVLAHRLLLTVDAHGHHRSAEEIIGMLLGRVRVPRGSGG; this is encoded by the coding sequence GTGGCACAGCAGGTCCAGGTGGAACGGGACGGTCGGTCCGCGACGGTGGACCCCGGCGGGTCCGAACACCGACCGGCACCGGCCGAGCTCGCCCCCGAGGAGGTCGCCTCCACCGCGGCCGCCCTGGGCGCCGCCATCTCCACCGTCCTGCTGGGCAAGTCCGAGGTCGTCCGGCTCGCCCTGATCGGGGTCCTGGCCGAGGGCCACCTGCTCATCGAGGACGTCCCCGGGACCGGGAAGACCAACCTGGCCAAGGCCATGGCCCGGTCCGTCGGCGGCGCCGTCAGCCGTGTGCAGTTCACCCCGGACCTGATGCCGAGCGATGTCACCGGCGTGAGCGTGTACGACCGGCAGACCTCCCAGTTCGAGTTCCGGCCCGGCCCGGTGTTCAGCAACATCGTCGTCGCCGACGAGATCAACCGCGCCTCCCCCAAGACCCAGTCGGCCCTGCTGGAGTGCATGGAGGAACGCCAGGTCACCGTGGACGGCACCAGCTACCAGCTGGCCCGGCCCTTCCTCGTGCTGGCCACGCAGAACCCGGTCGAGATGGAGGGCACCTATCCCCTGCCCGAGGCCCAGCGCGACCGGTTCCTGGCCCGGATGTCCATCGGGTATCCGGATCCGGCCGCCGAGGTCGCGATGCTGGCCGACCGCGACCGGGTGGACCCGCTGGACGCCCTGCGCCCGGTGACCGACGTGGCCGGAACGGCCGCGCTCATCCAGGCCGTCGGACGGGTGCACATCGCCCCGGCGTTGCGCCAGTACGTGGTCGAACTGGTCGGGGCCACCCGGTCGGTGCCCGAGATCCGTCTCGGCGCCTCCCCGCGCGCCGTGCTGCACCTGGCCCGGGCGGCCAAGGCGTCGGCCGCCCTGGACGGCCGCACGTTCGTGGTGCCCGACGACATCCAGCGGCTCGCCGTGCCCGTGCTGGCCCACCGCCTGCTGCTCACCGTGGACGCCCACGGCCACCACCGTTCCGCCGAGGAGATCATCGGCATGCTGCTGGGCCGGGTCCGGGTCCCCCGGGGATCGGGTGGCTGA
- a CDS encoding NAD-dependent epimerase/dehydratase family protein produces the protein MSSPTESPASGTKEKVLVSGSAGFIGGYVVEELLRRGYSVVGIDNYSKYGPVSKSYDDHPDYNLIKGDVEDTELMTELLVDCDHFIAGAALIGGISYFHTYAYDLLAKNERIIASSCDAAITAHKAGRLKKVTYLSSSMVFESTETWPSREGDERKVPPPLSSYGFQKLAVEYFARAAWDQYKLPYTIVRPFNCVGIGESRALGDVEIDSGNVKLAMSHVVPDLVQKVVKGQDPLHILGEGNQIRHYTYGGDLARGIVEAMSNPAALNDDFNLSTADGHTVVQLAEIIWRKVNGPDKPMTLEHEPAFEYDVQRRVPAVEKARETLGFEATTKLEDMLDEVIPWIEQAMKDGTI, from the coding sequence ATGAGCTCCCCCACGGAAAGTCCCGCCTCGGGCACCAAGGAAAAGGTCCTGGTCTCCGGGTCCGCCGGTTTCATCGGCGGGTACGTCGTCGAGGAGCTCCTGCGCCGCGGGTACTCCGTCGTCGGCATCGACAACTACTCGAAGTACGGCCCGGTCTCCAAGTCCTACGACGACCACCCCGATTACAACCTGATCAAGGGTGATGTCGAGGACACCGAGCTGATGACCGAGCTGCTGGTGGACTGCGACCACTTCATCGCCGGTGCCGCCCTCATCGGCGGTATCTCCTACTTCCACACCTACGCCTACGACCTGCTCGCCAAGAACGAGCGGATCATCGCCTCGTCCTGCGACGCCGCGATCACCGCGCACAAGGCCGGCCGCCTCAAGAAGGTCACCTACCTCTCGTCCTCGATGGTCTTCGAGTCCACCGAGACCTGGCCCTCCCGTGAGGGTGACGAGCGCAAGGTGCCGCCGCCCCTGTCCTCCTACGGGTTCCAGAAGCTGGCCGTGGAGTACTTCGCGCGCGCCGCCTGGGATCAGTACAAGCTGCCCTACACGATCGTCCGGCCCTTCAACTGCGTCGGGATCGGCGAGTCTCGCGCCCTCGGCGACGTCGAGATCGACTCGGGCAACGTGAAGCTCGCGATGAGCCACGTCGTCCCCGACCTCGTGCAGAAGGTGGTCAAGGGCCAGGATCCGCTGCACATCCTCGGCGAGGGCAACCAGATCCGGCACTACACCTACGGTGGCGACCTGGCCCGCGGCATCGTCGAGGCGATGAGCAACCCGGCGGCGCTCAACGACGACTTCAACCTGTCCACCGCCGACGGGCACACCGTCGTGCAGCTGGCCGAGATCATCTGGCGCAAGGTCAACGGACCGGACAAGCCGATGACCCTGGAGCACGAGCCGGCGTTCGAGTACGACGTGCAGCGTCGTGTGCCCGCGGTCGAGAAGGCCCGCGAGACCCTCGGTTTCGAGGCCACCACCAAGCTCGAGGACATGTTGGACGAGGTCATCCCGTGGATCGAGCAGGCCATGAAGGACGGCACGATCTAG
- a CDS encoding GtrA family protein, which produces MMSPRARSLTSRLGGLWRSLYQQLAKFGVVGLIAFTVDVGLFNVFSYAGDDPLLDGHPIQAKIASTAVATVVSWLGNRYWTFRHTRRPNAPHELALFVLTCTLGLGITLVILWVSRDLLGLDSPLEVNIAANGVGLVAATAFRFWTYQRFVFTHQREVPMSATEAVADEVAHHGDHPVQSGR; this is translated from the coding sequence ATGATGTCCCCCCGCGCCCGGTCCCTGACGAGCCGGCTCGGCGGGCTCTGGCGGTCGCTCTACCAGCAGCTCGCGAAGTTCGGCGTGGTCGGCCTCATCGCCTTCACCGTCGACGTCGGACTGTTCAACGTCTTCTCCTACGCCGGTGACGATCCGCTGCTGGACGGCCACCCGATCCAGGCCAAGATCGCCAGCACCGCGGTCGCCACGGTCGTCTCGTGGCTGGGCAACCGCTACTGGACGTTCCGGCACACCCGTCGGCCCAACGCACCCCACGAGCTCGCCCTGTTCGTCCTCACCTGCACGCTGGGACTGGGCATCACGCTGGTCATCCTGTGGGTGTCCCGGGATCTGCTGGGTCTGGACTCGCCCCTGGAGGTCAACATCGCGGCCAACGGCGTCGGCCTGGTCGCCGCCACCGCGTTCCGCTTCTGGACCTACCAGCGCTTCGTCTTCACCCACCAGCGGGAGGTCCCGATGAGCGCCACCGAGGCCGTCGCGGACGAGGTCGCCCACCACGGCGACCACCCGGTGCAGTCCGGCCGCTGA
- a CDS encoding glycosyltransferase: MVIPAYNEGPDIEAPLARVFEAVQLDCEIVVVVDFPEDTTVPVIEKMARAEPRVRVAVSTYGRGPANAIRYGIDVAVADTVVVTMADGCDDPRQIDDLVRLVERGVVVAAASRYMPGGQQVGGPLFKSSLSRLAGRSLHTFARIGTRDATNSFKAYDRHFVQDVGIDSRAGFEIGLELTAKARRMGRPVAEIPTIWLDRQAGVSNFKLLQWMPAYLRWYRFAYGPRLDLATLRSESTAITAENTPPTDGSPVTAADTPAGRPTTQQNGQDPR, translated from the coding sequence GTGGTGATTCCGGCGTACAACGAGGGCCCGGACATCGAGGCGCCGCTGGCCCGGGTGTTCGAAGCCGTCCAGCTCGACTGCGAGATCGTCGTCGTCGTCGACTTCCCCGAGGACACCACCGTTCCCGTCATCGAGAAGATGGCCCGTGCCGAGCCCCGGGTCCGCGTCGCGGTCAGCACCTACGGGCGCGGTCCGGCCAACGCGATCCGGTACGGCATCGACGTGGCCGTGGCCGACACCGTCGTGGTGACCATGGCCGACGGCTGCGACGACCCGCGCCAGATCGACGACCTGGTCCGCCTCGTCGAGCGCGGCGTCGTCGTCGCCGCGGCGTCCCGGTACATGCCAGGCGGCCAGCAGGTCGGCGGCCCGCTGTTCAAGTCCAGCCTGTCCCGGCTCGCCGGGCGGTCGCTGCACACCTTCGCCCGCATCGGTACCCGGGACGCGACCAACTCCTTCAAGGCCTACGACCGGCACTTCGTGCAGGACGTGGGCATCGACTCCCGGGCCGGCTTCGAGATCGGCCTCGAACTCACCGCCAAGGCCCGGCGCATGGGCCGTCCGGTCGCCGAGATCCCCACCATCTGGCTCGACCGGCAGGCCGGGGTCTCGAACTTCAAGCTCCTGCAGTGGATGCCGGCCTACCTGCGCTGGTACCGGTTCGCCTACGGCCCCCGCCTGGACCTGGCCACCCTGCGGTCGGAATCGACCGCGATCACCGCCGAGAACACCCCACCCACTGACGGTTCCCCCGTCACGGCCGCCGACACCCCGGCCGGTCGCCCGACCACGCAACAGAACGGACAGGATCCTCGATGA
- a CDS encoding polyprenol monophosphomannose synthase codes for MDHPLVIIPTYQERENLPRILDRLLRAVPQAHVLVVDDGSPDGTGELADERAAADERVNVLDRNEKAGLGAAYIAGFGWGLSRGYPVLVEMDADGSHAPEQLPRLLEALQDADVVLGARYVPGGSVVNWPKHREFLSRGGNIYSRLVLGVGLHDITGGYRAFRAEVLQKLSLDAVESHGYCFQVDLAWRAIQEGFRVVEVPITFTEREIGDSKMSGNIVREALLKVTLWGAAHRWRQLRGLVTVPTDRLTPDGPTPPCGGRAQL; via the coding sequence GTGGATCACCCCCTGGTGATCATCCCGACCTATCAGGAACGGGAGAACCTGCCGCGCATCCTGGACCGGTTGCTCCGCGCCGTCCCCCAGGCGCACGTGCTGGTGGTGGACGACGGCAGCCCGGATGGCACCGGTGAGCTGGCCGACGAGCGCGCCGCGGCCGACGAGCGGGTCAACGTCCTGGACCGCAACGAGAAGGCCGGGCTGGGCGCGGCGTACATCGCCGGGTTCGGGTGGGGTCTGTCCCGCGGGTACCCGGTGCTGGTGGAGATGGACGCGGACGGTTCGCACGCGCCGGAGCAGCTGCCCCGGCTGCTCGAGGCGCTGCAGGACGCCGATGTGGTGCTGGGGGCCCGGTACGTCCCGGGCGGGTCGGTGGTCAACTGGCCCAAGCACCGGGAGTTCCTGTCCCGCGGCGGCAACATCTACTCCCGCCTGGTCCTGGGGGTCGGCCTGCACGACATCACCGGTGGCTATCGCGCGTTCCGTGCCGAGGTTCTGCAGAAGCTGTCGCTGGACGCGGTGGAGTCCCACGGCTACTGCTTCCAGGTCGATCTGGCCTGGCGGGCGATCCAGGAGGGCTTCCGGGTGGTGGAGGTGCCGATCACGTTCACCGAACGGGAGATCGGCGACTCGAAGATGAGCGGCAACATCGTCCGCGAGGCCCTGCTCAAGGTGACCCTGTGGGGTGCCGCCCACCGCTGGCGTCAGCTCCGCGGGCTGGTGACAGTGCCCACGGACCGCCTCACGCCCGACGGTCCGACACCACCCTGCGGGGGTCGCGCACAGCTGTGA
- a CDS encoding DUF58 domain-containing protein produces MTTRGRCLLAGGVAAVVCAVVLDERDLLRIGIFAALLPVVAWIVVSARRLRLAAEHQVGSATLHPGSIGTVTLSVTNVSALRSATMEISEPPTPDLTDGLRCLLPSLRSGRTARAQYRLHAVRRGRFTLGPPRVRISDPFGLWESTRTLDVVGDVLVLPLVVPLADSPASSGSRSAAADRALLGAIGGDPDVGVRPYRSGDDIRTVHWRASARSEDLMVRLEEPVSHGGATVYLDHRAAAHRGAGAASSLETAVTLAASVSLHLLSAEHQVRLITHTGRVLADGRVAADDVLAGLAVLEPDDGPARPVALGGTGLVIAVVGDIDEAAARTLSAQRRSGTRSIALALDTAAFAAAGTGASVPDTEPAGIDLLRTQGWRVVRIGPQDDLAQAWRRACDFWSTGSPAAQRRRQYARTPGAQ; encoded by the coding sequence ATGACCACCCGCGGGCGCTGCCTGCTCGCCGGCGGCGTGGCCGCCGTGGTCTGCGCGGTCGTGCTGGACGAGCGGGACCTGTTGCGCATCGGCATCTTCGCCGCCCTGTTGCCGGTGGTGGCGTGGATCGTGGTCTCCGCTAGACGGCTCCGGCTGGCCGCCGAACACCAGGTGGGTTCCGCCACCCTGCATCCCGGGAGCATCGGGACGGTGACCCTGAGCGTCACCAATGTCTCCGCGCTGAGATCGGCCACCATGGAGATCAGCGAACCGCCCACCCCGGACCTCACCGACGGCCTGCGCTGCCTGCTGCCCTCGTTGCGGTCGGGGCGCACCGCGCGGGCCCAGTACCGGCTGCACGCCGTCCGTCGCGGACGCTTCACCCTCGGCCCCCCTCGTGTCCGGATCAGTGACCCGTTCGGGTTGTGGGAGAGCACCCGCACGCTGGACGTGGTCGGCGACGTGCTGGTGCTCCCCCTGGTCGTCCCGCTGGCGGACAGCCCGGCGAGCTCCGGGTCCCGGTCGGCCGCCGCCGATCGGGCCCTGCTCGGCGCGATCGGCGGCGACCCCGATGTCGGCGTCCGGCCGTACCGCAGCGGCGACGACATCCGCACCGTGCACTGGCGGGCGTCGGCCCGTTCCGAGGACCTAATGGTCCGGCTGGAGGAACCCGTCTCGCACGGCGGCGCCACCGTCTACCTGGACCACCGTGCCGCCGCCCACCGCGGGGCGGGTGCGGCGTCCAGCCTGGAGACCGCGGTGACCCTCGCCGCATCGGTGTCCCTGCACCTGCTGTCGGCCGAGCACCAGGTCCGTCTGATCACCCACACCGGGCGCGTCCTGGCCGACGGCCGGGTCGCCGCGGACGACGTCCTCGCCGGGCTCGCCGTCCTCGAGCCCGACGACGGCCCGGCCCGACCCGTCGCCCTCGGCGGCACCGGTCTGGTCATCGCGGTGGTCGGCGACATCGACGAGGCGGCCGCGCGCACGCTGTCGGCCCAACGGCGGTCGGGTACCCGGTCCATCGCCCTGGCCCTGGACACCGCCGCGTTCGCCGCCGCCGGGACGGGCGCATCCGTCCCGGACACCGAGCCGGCCGGCATCGACCTGCTCCGCACCCAGGGCTGGCGCGTCGTCCGCATCGGCCCGCAGGACGACCTCGCCCAGGCCTGGCGTCGGGCCTGCGACTTCTGGTCGACCGGTTCACCCGCCGCCCAACGCCGACGCCAGTACGCCCGCACCCCCGGAGCCCAGTGA
- the mraZ gene encoding division/cell wall cluster transcriptional repressor MraZ produces the protein MLQGFFGTYTPRMDDKGRVTLPARYREQFTGGVMLVRGQDHCLYAFTVDGFAEFAEAAINAPITDERARGYQRYMLANTDEQRPDAQGRISVPARMREYAGLTKDIVVTGVGLRMEIWDAAEWEAYQARQEAAYAAPEPGLLQ, from the coding sequence ATGCTCCAGGGCTTCTTCGGCACCTACACACCGCGGATGGACGACAAGGGACGGGTGACCCTGCCCGCCCGCTACCGGGAGCAGTTCACCGGTGGCGTGATGCTGGTCCGCGGTCAGGACCACTGCCTCTACGCGTTCACCGTCGACGGCTTCGCCGAGTTCGCCGAGGCCGCCATCAACGCCCCGATCACCGACGAACGGGCGCGCGGATACCAGCGCTACATGTTGGCCAACACCGACGAGCAGCGACCGGATGCCCAGGGGCGGATCTCCGTTCCCGCGAGGATGCGGGAGTACGCGGGGCTGACCAAGGACATCGTGGTCACCGGAGTCGGCCTGCGCATGGAGATCTGGGACGCGGCGGAATGGGAGGCCTACCAGGCCCGCCAGGAAGCCGCCTACGCCGCTCCGGAACCGGGGCTGTTGCAGTGA